The Vibrio gazogenes DNA segment AGTCCGATAAGCTAGTGATTGTATCCGTAATTTGATTCGCGCTGATCAATGGAATCAACGGTTTGACAATATCTTGCTGACCAATGCCAACCGCAGCAAATGAACTGCTGGTTAATGGCACCCGGCTCGCTTCAACCGCACTTTGCTTAGAATCATGAACAATATAACCACCGCAGCGGTGATGTTCTTCATGCATGTTGTGCGATAGCTCGGCCAAATCCTGTGGATCAACCTGTCCAACCCAGACAAGTGGATTATCGACCACAGACTGAGCCTGAATCGGTTGAGTGACGGATTCCAGCAACGTGCCTTTTGCATCTGCACCTATCGATATCCAGACTTTGTTGGCGTCAGTCTGCGAGTCTTCTGCCGCGAGCAGTGATGTACTGAACAGTGTCAGTATGACCGCCAGACCGGTTTTTGTGTATTTCATATTGTTCTGATCTCCCTATCGTAGGCTCTTGATCTGAGTGGTAAAAAGGCGTTAAAGGCCAGCGTTACTAAACTAGCAAACCCAAGCAAGATAAGGGAATGAATCAATGCAAATTAATTCATAATCAGAATGTAAACAACAGTGAGCATAAGAATGTTAATAAATATTTATATTGTTTATATTTGTGTAAAATTGTGAATGTGTGACAGCCGTCCGTATTTCTTGTTGCCATCGAGACTGCTTATTGTAAGAGTCGGGGGAGTGCAATTTTTTAGACTATTTTGTATTCAATATTGCCCTTTACTATTGTTGATTCGCATAAGAAAAAAACTATACCCTGATGTGAATCAACAAAGAGTAATGACAAAGTTGCAATACTCATTCACAATATGAACACTTAATCTTCGGTGCAAAAAAAGATCGGGTAACATTGCAAAAAAAGTGACATGATGTGCTGAGAAGATCGGTTTGTTTTGACATCAACAACCGGATACAACTATCTATTAGAATGACATTCCCAATATTTTAGAGGGTGAGCATGATTAAAAAGATCGGGATATTAACAAGTGGCGGTGATGCTCCAGGGATGAACGCTGCGATTCGTGGCGTTGTACGCACTGCATTAGGCGCTGGTTTAGAAGTTTTTGGCATCTATGATGGCTATCTGGGGCTTTATGAAGACCGGATCGTCCAGTTAGATCGTTCGAGTGTTTCGGACGTGATTAACCGGGGTGGCACATTTCTGGGGTCAGCGCGTTTCCCTGAATTTAAAGAGGTTCACGTTCGTGAAAAAGCGATTGAGAACCTACAAAAGCATGGTATCGAAGCTCTGGTTGTGATCGGTGGTGATGGTTCTTATATGGGTGCGAAGAAGCTGACAGAAATGGGATATCCATGTATCGGTCTGCCGGGCACCATTGATAATGATATCGCCGGTACCGATTATACCATCGGTTATTTGACAGCTTTGAATACCGTGATTGATGCGATCGACCGCTTGCGTGATACTTCATCATCTCACCAACGGATTTCTATTGTTGAAATCATGGGACGTCATTGTGGTGATTTAACACTGATGTCAGCGATTGCTGGTGGATGTGAATATATTATTACCCCGGAGACGGGATTGAATATGGATGAGTTGATTTCCAATCTGAAAGATGGCATCGCGAAAGGGAAGAAACATGCCATTATTGCGCTGACTGAGCTGATGATGGATGCCAATGTTCTGGCGAAGAAGATTGAAGAAGCAACGAAACGTGAAACACGAGCGACTGTGCTTGGTCACATTCAGCGTGGTGGTCGTCCGACAGCATTTGATCGGGTTTTAGCGTCTCGGATGGGGAACTACGCGGTTCACCTTCTGCTGGAAGGTCATGGTGGTCGTTGTGTCGGTATTCAGAAAGAAGATCTGGTTCACCACGACATCATCGATGCGATCGAGAATTTGAAGCGTCCTGTTCGCCAAGATCTATACAAAGTTGCTGAAGAACTGTTTTAAGGTTTTTTCGTAGCACATATTAATAAAGACCGCAGAGAGCGGTCTTTTTTTGTATTGGATATTAAGTAAAGTGATTTTTTTTAGGACTGTGTCTGTGCTGACAAGCGCCTCCCAATATGTAGCATCGAGAGGGCTGTCACTTATATCAGACGATCCACATCCGTTCTTCCGGATCTTTTCTGTTCAGGTAATGCGTGGATTGAATCCGACGGATCGTCCGGCACTTACCGCGAATGAGCAGCGTTTCAGTGACGGCAATATTACCTTGACGCGTAACACCATCGAGCAAGTCACCTTTGGTGATGCCTGTTGCTGAGAAAATCACATTATCACTGCGGACCATGTCTTCCATCTTCAGCACTTTACCGGCTTCTACGCCCATGATCTGACAACGTTCGATCTCTTGCTGACCGATCTGTCGGTTTTCATCGCTATCCCCCTTGACTTCGTGACGAGGCAGAAGGCGGCCATGCATATCACCGTCTAGCGCACGAATCACGGCAGCAGAGACCACACCTTCCGGTGCGCCACCGATACAATACATCACATCCACTTCACTATTGGGCATACAGGTTAAAATTGAAGCGGCTACGTCACCGTCGGGAACGGCAAAGACGCGGACGCCCCACTGTTGCATCTCGGCAATGATTTGATCGTGACGAGGCTTCGCCAATGTAATCACGACCAGTGTATCCAGTGATTTACCTAGTGCTTGTGCGACATGTTCGAGATTCTGTTTGAGGGGTTGATTGAGATCGATACATCCTTTGGCTCCCGGGCCGACAACCAATTTTTCCATGTACATATCGGGTGCTTTCAAAAAGCTCCCTTTCTCCGCAGCCGCCAATACAGAGAGCGCGTTAGACTGTCCCATGGCGGTCATGCGAGTTCCTTCTATTGGATCGACAGCGATATCGACTTCATCGCCGCCCAACCCAACCTTTTCGCCAATATAGAGCATCGGGGCATCATCTATTTCCCCTTCGCCAATCACTATCTCACCCGTGATTTCTGTTTTATTCAACAGGCTTCGCATGACTTCGACAGCAGCACCATCCGCTGCATTTTTATCACCGCGCCCAAGCCATTTATACCCGGCTAAAGCTGCACCTTCGGTCACTCGGGAAAAGGCCATTGCTAAATCACGTTTCATGTGAACTCCATCTTGACGGAAAACTGAGAAATTTGCGTCGAATTTTAGCATATCCCGACGAAAACGTTTGCTGAAATGCTTATGGATAATTGCACTTGATCAAGCGATCCTCAGATCTTCAACCGTATTTTAGTGCTCAAGTGTGATGAAACCCGCCACGAAGAACAACAAAAGTAAGAATTGTGTCAATTGACGTCGGTTTTTTAATCGAATAGTGAAAATATTCAATATAGAGCGTGTTTCTCCAGCCATGGCTGAGTAGAATGAACAACTAGGTACAATCATCATTGCAAGCGCAGAATCGTAAAGGGTATAAGCATGTCTTTTGAAGTGTTAGAAAAATTAGAAGCCAAAATTCAAACTGCCGTTGATACAATCACACTCCTTCAAATGGAAGTTGAAGAATTAAAAGAAGAAAAACAGAAATTGATTGAAGAAGCGACTCAGATGAAAACGAGTCGTGATGAACTGGAACAGCGCGTACAGGACATGCAGCAAGAGCAGACTGCATGGCAGGAACGTATTCGCAATTTACTTGGTAAGATGGAAGAGATGGAGTAAGTCGCGAGGCTTTCTATATCAAAGCGATCTGGTCCAAGCTTTCTATCTCACAAACACGATATGAAAAATGCCGACATGTCTGTCGGCATTTTTCATGAGAGCGCCCATATACGATTTATGCTTGTGGCCGGATGCCCAGCGTATGGCATAGTGCATAGGTCATCTCTGCCCGGTTCAGTGTATAAAAATGGAAGTCTTTCACGCCTTCACGACAGAGTATCCGGACCATGTCGATGGCTTGGCTCGCACCGACAAGCTGGCGCGTCACGGGGTCATTGTCTAATCCGTCGAATTGTTTACTCATCCATCCCGGTACTTTGACATGGTTCTGTGCGGCAAAGCGAGATGCCTGATTAAAGTTGGATACTGGGAGTATGCCCGGTACGATTTCGACCTCGATACCAGCGCTGACACAGCGGTCCCGAAATCGCAGATAACATTCAACATCAAAGAAAAACTGAGTGATGGCACGGTTCGCGCCCGCATCCGCTTTACGTTTGAGATTCAGCAAATCAGCCTGAGCACTCTTGGCTTCAGGATGAACTTCAGGAAAGGCTGCGACAGAAATATCAAAGTCATGCCGGGATTTGAGTAAGGCCACCAAATCAGAAGCGTACATTTCCGGTTTACCTCTGCCCGGAGGAATGTCACCCCGGAGCGCAACTATGTTCTTGATGCCGTTGTTCCAGTAGTCATCGGCAATCTGACTCAACTCTTCGCGACTGGCATCAATACAAGTGAGGTGAGGTGCTGCTACTAATCCAGTCTGGGATTTAATTTCTTTAATAATGGTATGGGTTCTGTCCCGCTCTCCGGAATTCGCTCCGTAGGTAACCGAGACAAATTTGGGCTGTAAGGTTTTCAAGCGATGAACGGAGTTCCAGAGCGTTTCTTCCATTTGCGGAGTACTGGGTGGGAAAAACTCAAAAGAGACATTAAGGTCCCCGGATAATTCACTAATGTTCTGATTCAGTGCATCAATATGTCCAGCATATGAGTATCCCATCTTTTCTCTCTCCGTGAATGATGGTTAATCGAATCCAAATCGACGTTTAGACGTCTATATGTCTAGATATTCTATTGAATTGTTTTTAATGTCAACAATATAAGTATGAATATTATTCATGTTGATATGAAGGTTTTCACATCTATTTGTGTCTCAACTCATTTAGTTTAGAAACAAATCAGGAGCCTTTCGGCTCCTGAACGATGAAATATGTGATCGAGAATGGATTTGTTATAACAAGCTGGAAAGTAGATTAATATCTGACTGGATCGCCCCCGCAGTGACGTCTCGCCCGGCACCCGGACCGCGAATCACTAAAGGATTGTCTTTATACCATTTACTTTCGATGGCAAAGATATTGTCGCACGGCAGAAGATTGGCTAATGGATGCTCCCGATGTAAGGCTTCTACTCCGACGGAGGCCTTTCCTGATTTCTCCAAACGAGCGACATAACGCAGCACTTTATCCTCTCTCTGTGCTTTTGCCAGCCGTTCAGCAAGCTGAATGTCGAGTTGAGCACTTTGGTCAAGAAAGTCATCCAAAGAGAGGCATTGTAGTTCTTCCGGTACCAGTGATTCGACAGTGACTTGATTGGGTTCAATATCCAGACCGGACTCCCGCGCCAGAATGACCAATTTTCTCATCACGTCGGAGCCATCTAAATCATTTCTCGGATCGGGTTCGGTTAAGCCTTGTTGCCAAGCCAGATCAACCAATTCACTAAATGGAACCGTCCCGTCATATTGTTGGAATAACCAAGACAATGTTCCTGAGAAAATCCCGGACAGAGCGACAATCTCATCTCCGCTTTCCCGCAGATCTCTCACCGTATGGTTGATTGGCAGACCAGCCCCGACCGTTGCATTGTAGAACCAGTGACGGCTGATCTTTGCAAAAGAGTCTTTGACCTGATAGTAGTATTCGCTGCTTGATGAGCCTGCGACCTTGTTCGCAGAAATAAGGTGCATTCCCTGTTCTGCGATTTGAATATATTGCCCGGCGAGTTCAGCACTGGCAGTCACATCCAGTACAATGACATCATCATAGCCGCGGATCTGCCCGAGTTTGAGCAGCCATCCTTGACCATCGTTAGGCGTGGATTCTTCAAGAAAATGCTGTTCGACCTGTGTTGGGTCAATCCCCCGTTCATCAAACCAGTAGGTCTGACTATCGATGATCGCCACCAGTTCAAAATTCATTCCCCGGCGCTTTTCCAGTTCGGCTTTCTGTTCCGCAAAGAGCTTGAGCCAACTTGAGCCAATATTACCTTTGCCGCAGAGTGCGAGTGCCACACGTTTCTGTGCCTGAAAAAGGTGATTGTGCAGTTGGTTGACTAATGTGTCGATGGATGTATGACGTAGTATCGCGACCAGACTCAGCTCTGATTCACAGAGAAATTCAATCGGAGCTTGTTTGAGCTGTTGATAAAAACCGAAACAGTGGTTGGCATTTTTGGTCACGCCAGCCCCCACAGCAGCAACCAGTGAATAGCCTTCTTTGAGGCGAATCTCCGCTTCAATCGCGGCATCTTGCAAATAGGACAAAGCGCCAGCAGCAATTTCAGCCGTGTAAGCAAGCTGGATGCGATACTGGTCTTCTTGTTTATCATAAGCAAGCGGTGTGAGCTGGGCTCGCTTGAGTTGTTCTATCACCTGTTTGTATTGGCGTTGAAAATCATGTCCGCGTGAGAAACTCAGTTCAATCAGCAAGACTTCATCCAGAGACGTGATGATTTTGGCACCCCGTCCTGAAGCAAGTACCCGTTCAATATGAGTTGAGCCGGCTTCTGGGTCATAGCTACACCGGAGATGCAGATCAATCGCACTTTGCGCCACGGGCTGTAATGTCCGGCTGTGTAAGACGGGGGCCGCGAGACGAGCCAGTTCGCTGGCTTCATCCAGACGGAGCAGCGGCAGCAGGCAGGCATCAGTGACGAGTCTCGGGTCTGCACTGTATACACCGGCGACATCACTCCAAATGGTCACCCGCTCGACTTCGGCCAGTGCGCCAATAATGGTTGCTGAGTAATCGGAACCATTACGCCCCAGCAAAACGGTTTCTCCGGCTTCGTCTTGAGCGATGAAGCCTGTCATCACGATCCGTTGATGACCGTGTTGAGCCAGAATTTCTTTCAGCAGCGGGTACGACTGAGCACGGTCGATTTCCGGTTGGGTCTCTCGGTGAGCGCGTAAAAATGCTCTGGCGTCTTGTGCAATTGCCATTAATCCTTGCTGATTGAGTAATGCGGCCATTAAACGGGATGACCAAATCTCACCATGAGCCAATACGAACGCCTGTTGAGCGTCATCCAGTGGTGCACGGAGTTCTGCGAGGGTCATGCACTCATCCGTCAGCCGGTTTGTCAGTGCTTGAGCGGCTTCTCCTTCGAGCAAGTCTGCAATCAACTGGTGTTGAAAGTGTTGAATCTGCCCCAAAATTTCTTGGGCCTGTTGTGGCTCGACGGTGAGATTTTCAATAAAAGCAATGAGTTGATTGGTTGTTTTGCCCGCTGCAGAAACCACAACTAGATCGTGACTTTGCGAATACTCTTTGAGAATTTGAGCAACGCGGCGATAACATGCCGGATCAGCCAGACTACTTCCTCCGAATTTATGGAGGTGGCGTACGGTGGTCATCAACAATTCTCCTTTACCCAGTTTAGGGATTGATCCAGATCGGCAATCAAGTCATCGGCATCTTCTAAGCCGACCGAGAGCCGTAATAGTTGGAGCGAAATACCGGCCTTGTTGAGCGCTTCCTCACCCATCGCACGATGGGTCATTGTTGCCGGATGACAAATTAAACTTTCGACACCACCGAGTGACTCAGCTAATGAAAACAGATTGAGTCGGCTTACAAATTGTTGCAGCGCTTCATAGCTTCCCGCGAACTCAAAGCTGAGCATCGAACCAAATCCGCTTTGCTGTTTTTTCGCAATGTCATGACCGGGATGGTTGGGTAAACTCGGATGATAAATGGTTCCAATCAGTGCTTGAGACTGCAAGTAAGTGAGAATCTTCAGTGAGCTTTCTTCATGGCAGCGCATTCTTGCGCTCAAGGTGCGCAGCCCTCTGAGTGTCATATAACTATCGAATGGGGTACCGGAGGCGCCGATACAGTTTGCCCACCAAGAAAGCTGTTCAGCATGCGCTTCGGTTTTGCTGATGATTACACCGCCAATCACATCTGAGTGGCCATTGATATACTTTGTCGTCGAATGGATCACAAAGTCAGCACCCAGCGATAAAGGTTGTTGGTAGACTGGGGTCAGGAAGGTATTATCAACAGCGACTAAAGTACCGACCTGTTTTGCCTGCTGACAGATTTTTTTGATATCAACGATGCGAACGAGCGGGTTGGATGGTGTTTCCAGCAAGATAAGTTTCGGTTTCTGGGCGAAAGCTTCCGCGAGCGCTGCATCGTCGCATTGATCAACGAATGACACTCGGAAGTCACCTTTATTGGCGCGGGAATTGAATAAACGATATGTGCCGCCATAGCAGTCATTCGGTGCGATGATGAGATCATCGGGGCCGATAAAGGCAGAAACCCATAGATTAAGCGCTGATGTACCACAGTTGGTTATCACGGCGCCCTGACCGCCTTCCAGTTCGTAAAGTGTTTGTTCCAGCAGTCCGCGGTTCGGATTACCGGAACGGGTATAATCGTACTGAGGGACTTCACCGAATGCCGGAAATCCATAATTCGTTGAGAGGTAAATCGGTGGAACGACAGCATGGTACTGCGTGTCTGACTCAATACCCGTTCGAACGGCGATGGTTGCAGGTTTATGAGTGCTCATATGTGATTCCTTTCTACTTGATGACAGATGTCGTTCATGACTGTAGATCTCAGTCGATACGGATTGGACATGGCTGCTCACTTTACTGATTTTTTAATAAGACGTCAATACTTCTAGACGTCTATATGTCTTTGCTTGTAGCAGTAAATAAAGCTAAAATTAACACCTACTTTTTTTGATAATAATGACGAATTCCGGCAATGAGGGGAAGCAATGGCTGATTGGAATGGTGAATACATAAGTCCTTATGCTGAACATGGTAAGAAAAACGAGCAGGTCAAGAAAATTACGGTTTCTATCCCATTGAAAGTTCTCAAAGTATTGACTGATGAACGGACAAGACGCCAGATCAATAATTTACGTCATGCAACAAATAGTGAGCTTTTGTGTGAGGCGTTTTTACATGCATATACTGGTCAGCCTTTGCCGACGGATGAAGATCTGCGTAAAGATCGCCCGGATGATATTCCCACTGAAGCAAAAGCAATCATGACCGAAATGGGTATTGAATTTGAATCTTATGATGATTAATTCACAGGGGGCGGACTTCTCAGGTTGATAAAGTGTTTTCCGTCATGCTGGCTGATTTGGACGTATTGCTTTAACCTCAGAGAATATGAAATCAATTTCTTCAACAAAGGAAACAATACATCAGGTTGGTTGTTTCCTTTGCAGATAAGGGACGTCTGATATGATCTATGTGCACTACCTTGAACAATCTCGGGCATTACGTGTGGTTTGGTTGTTGGAAGCGCTCGAACTCGAATATGAAGTGGTTCATTATAGCCGGGACCCAAAGACTTGGGGGGCCCCGGAATCTTTGAAGGCGGTTCATCCGTTAGGCAAGTCTCCGATGATTGTTGATGGCGAACACACGATTGCCGAGTCAGGCGCTATTATCGAGTATCTGCTCGATACCTATGACCACCAACGCCGTTTCCGGCCAGAATCAGGGCAAGCTTTACTGGATTATCGCTATTGGTTGCATGCCGCTGAAGGTTCTTTCATGATGTGGCTGGTGATGCGGCTGATCTTTATCAAATCGAGAGAAAAACTGCCATTTTTGTTACGTCCATTGATAGGTTCTTTTCTCAACAAGATGGATCAGATAGTGATTGAGCCTCGAGTCTCTACTTTCTTGCGTTATATTGATGATACGCTTGCGCAACGTTCATGGTTTGCCGGAGAGCAGCTCAGTGGTGCCGACTTTCAGATGCATCTGGTCTTACAGCTTGCTGATATGCGGGCGGATTTGTCTGCCTATCCCAATATTCAACGCTATCATCAACAGGTTGTTCAACTGGCGAGCTATCAGCAAGCACTGCAAAAGATCCCTGATTGAATCAAAAATTTAAATGCAAGTGATAAAAAGAGGATACACATCGTGTATCCTCTTTTTGTATCTGTGATGTTCTGCCTGTTTGTTCGATTAATCTTGCATATAGCCTTCAGGCATTGAAATCCGAGCAACGCCTGAATCAACAGCGGCTTGCGCAACAGCTCTGGCGACTCGTGGCAACAGCCGTGGATCCATCGGTTTAGGAATAATGTACTCGGGACCGAATGAGAGGCTGTCGATACCAGCTGCTGTCAGCACTTCTGCCGGCACATCTTCTTTGGCAAGTTGGCGGATCGCTTCAACTGCTGCAATTTTCATTTCATCGTTAATTTCGCTGGCTCGAATATCCAGTGCGCCACGGAAAATGAACGGGAAGCAGAGAACATTGTTGACCTGATTTGGGTAGTCAGAACGCCCTGTTCCCATGATTAAATCGTTGCGGACTTGGTAAGCCAGTTCTGGTTTGATTTCTGGGTCTGGGTTTGAGCAAGCAAATACGATTGGTTTTTCAGCCATCAATGCTAATGCTTCCGGTGGCAGGAGGTTCGGGCCGGAAACACCAAGGAATAGGTCAGCATCTTGAATGACATCTTCTAAGGTTCTCTTATCTGTATTATTAGCAAATAACTGTTTGTGCTCATTCAGATCTGTACGACGGGTGTGAATCACACCTTTGCGGTCCAGCATATAGATCTTCTCACGCATGGCACCGCATTTGATCAACAGTTCCATACAGGCTACGGCTGCTGCACCAGCGCCCAGACAAACGATCGTACACTCCTTCAGGTCCTTTCCCTGTAGCTCAATTGCATTGAGCATGCCTGCCGCAGTGACGATTGCTGTACCATGTTGATCATCATGAAATACGGGGACGTCACAACGTTCGATAAGACGTCGTTCGATATCAAAGCAATCCGGTGCTTTGATATCTTCCAGATTAATGCCACCAAAAGTATCAGCAATATTTGCAACCGTCTCGACGAACTCATCAATGGTACGGTGTTTCACTTGAATGTCGAACGAGTCCAGACCTGCGAATCGTTTGAAAAGCAATGCTTTTCCTTCCATGACTGGTTTGGATGCCATCGGCCCTAGATTACCTAACCCAAGGATAGCTGTCCCGTTAGAGATAACGGCGACGGTGTTTCCTTTCGCTGTATATTTGTAAATATTATCGACATCCTGCGCAATCTCACGGACAGGCTCGGCAACACCAGGACTATAGGCTAAAGCGAGATCCGTAGCCGTGTCGGCTGGTTTGGTGAGTGTGATCGCGATTTTTCCTGCGGTTGGAATGGCGTGATAATCCAAAGCTTTCTGGCGAAATGCTTGTTCGGGAGTTAAATCTTGGTGGTTGTCTTCAGACATAGGGTCGTGTCTCGTTGTCATGTTGATAGGGAAAGAAACTGTATTCTAATGGATGTCTGGGAAGCTGCCTAGGCGTTCATGGTATTATGTGTTTAAAAATTGCATAAATATGTAGAGGTAGGAGGAGTTTATGCTGATATATTCTGTTTTATGCAACAATCACGTTGATGTCACAAAGATGCCAGTCTATCAATAGAGAGTCAGGAATCGCTTGGTGTGTCTTGCGTCGGGGGAAATCATAGGCGTTTGGGAAAATAAAAAGGACACGCAATGGTGTCCTTTTTGAAATTCTCAGCGAAGAGAGATTATTTTTTGCCGCTGCTAAGCGCACCGAAACGCTTGTTGAAGCGATCTACACGACCACCGGTATCAACGATACGTTGTTTACCAGTATAGAATGGGTGACATTTGTCACAAACATCCAAGTGCAGAGAATCTTTGTTCAGTGTTGTTTTGAATTCGAAAGCGTTGCCGCAAGAACATGTTGCGCTTACAACTTTGTATTCTGGATGGATACCAGTTTTCATGGGAGAACCTCAAAATCGGGCCATGTCGCTATCCGGATCGTTGCCGGACACCACATGTCAGTTAATCATATCGTCTTACATCGGTTGTGATACGGGCTCCGTATCATCAAGGCGCGCTATATTAAAGAATCCATGAGCGGTGATCAACTAGTTTTGCTGTTATTTTCACCATTCTTATTGCTGTCTCGAATTTCACGATAGCTTCGATTAGACTGTTGTCCATTATTTTTACATCTGATGTTCAGTGATATGCATCCATCCATTGCCCGAGTGGCATTACCTGTCCCTTTAGATAAGCAGTTCGACTATCTGATACCAGCGCATTGTCAGCCTGTGATCGGTGGGCGGGTATCCGTGCCGTTTGGGCGACAGACATTGATTGGTATTGTGGTCGCACTTGGCGATGACTCTGAGATGAGTCCTGATGTGCTGAAACCGATTCGCTCTGTGTTGGATGAGCAGCCGATCTGGCCAGCCAGTCTATTTCGACTCTTTACTTGGTGCAGTCAATATTATCAATATCCACTCGGCGATACCTTGTCAAATGCGTTACCCGCGGCATTGAGAAAAGGGAAAGCCGCTGATTTTGCGACTTTGCGAGAGTGGAGCCTGACATCGGCCGGACGAGATAAGCTGATGCAGGGGCTTGGCCGTGCCGTTCAGCAGGCTAAGGTGCTGCGTTTGCTCGAAAACGGTACACAAAGTCATCAAGTCTTCATCGATGAAGAGATTAGTCGTCAGGTCTTGAACACGCTTGAGGACAAAGGGTGGATTGAAGCGATTGACAGAAAACCAGATCGTCAACCGTGGCCTCAGTTACTGGAAGACGAAGATGAAAAGCCGCAACTCAATATGGAACAGTCCGTTGCGATTGCAACAATCAACAGCCAGCACGAATTTGGTTGCTACTTATTGGAAGGTGTGACTGGCTCGGGAAAAACGGAAGTTTACCTGAACTTGATTGCTCCGGTCTTGAAGCAAGGAAAGCAAGCTTTGGTTCTGGTGCCCGAAATTGGTTTAACGCCACAGACGATTCAGCGTTTTCGCTCACGCTTTATGGTGCCTGTGGTCGTGATGCATTCCGGGCTCAATGAAACGGAAAGACTCAATGCATGGTTGTCTGCCCGCGATGGTCATGCGGGAGTGATCATTGGCACACGTTCTGCGCTGTTTACACCGTTTTCTGATTTGGGAATCATCATTGTTGATGAAGAACATGATACCTCATATAAACAGCAAGATAGCTTACGGTATCATGCACGGGATGTCG contains these protein-coding regions:
- the pfkA gene encoding 6-phosphofructokinase codes for the protein MIKKIGILTSGGDAPGMNAAIRGVVRTALGAGLEVFGIYDGYLGLYEDRIVQLDRSSVSDVINRGGTFLGSARFPEFKEVHVREKAIENLQKHGIEALVVIGGDGSYMGAKKLTEMGYPCIGLPGTIDNDIAGTDYTIGYLTALNTVIDAIDRLRDTSSSHQRISIVEIMGRHCGDLTLMSAIAGGCEYIITPETGLNMDELISNLKDGIAKGKKHAIIALTELMMDANVLAKKIEEATKRETRATVLGHIQRGGRPTAFDRVLASRMGNYAVHLLLEGHGGRCVGIQKEDLVHHDIIDAIENLKRPVRQDLYKVAEELF
- the glpX gene encoding class II fructose-bisphosphatase, encoding MKRDLAMAFSRVTEGAALAGYKWLGRGDKNAADGAAVEVMRSLLNKTEITGEIVIGEGEIDDAPMLYIGEKVGLGGDEVDIAVDPIEGTRMTAMGQSNALSVLAAAEKGSFLKAPDMYMEKLVVGPGAKGCIDLNQPLKQNLEHVAQALGKSLDTLVVITLAKPRHDQIIAEMQQWGVRVFAVPDGDVAASILTCMPNSEVDVMYCIGGAPEGVVSAAVIRALDGDMHGRLLPRHEVKGDSDENRQIGQQEIERCQIMGVEAGKVLKMEDMVRSDNVIFSATGITKGDLLDGVTRQGNIAVTETLLIRGKCRTIRRIQSTHYLNRKDPEERMWIV
- the zapB gene encoding cell division protein ZapB, with translation MSFEVLEKLEAKIQTAVDTITLLQMEVEELKEEKQKLIEEATQMKTSRDELEQRVQDMQQEQTAWQERIRNLLGKMEEME
- the metF gene encoding methylenetetrahydrofolate reductase, with the protein product MGYSYAGHIDALNQNISELSGDLNVSFEFFPPSTPQMEETLWNSVHRLKTLQPKFVSVTYGANSGERDRTHTIIKEIKSQTGLVAAPHLTCIDASREELSQIADDYWNNGIKNIVALRGDIPPGRGKPEMYASDLVALLKSRHDFDISVAAFPEVHPEAKSAQADLLNLKRKADAGANRAITQFFFDVECYLRFRDRCVSAGIEVEIVPGILPVSNFNQASRFAAQNHVKVPGWMSKQFDGLDNDPVTRQLVGASQAIDMVRILCREGVKDFHFYTLNRAEMTYALCHTLGIRPQA
- a CDS encoding bifunctional aspartate kinase/homoserine dehydrogenase II → MTTVRHLHKFGGSSLADPACYRRVAQILKEYSQSHDLVVVSAAGKTTNQLIAFIENLTVEPQQAQEILGQIQHFQHQLIADLLEGEAAQALTNRLTDECMTLAELRAPLDDAQQAFVLAHGEIWSSRLMAALLNQQGLMAIAQDARAFLRAHRETQPEIDRAQSYPLLKEILAQHGHQRIVMTGFIAQDEAGETVLLGRNGSDYSATIIGALAEVERVTIWSDVAGVYSADPRLVTDACLLPLLRLDEASELARLAAPVLHSRTLQPVAQSAIDLHLRCSYDPEAGSTHIERVLASGRGAKIITSLDEVLLIELSFSRGHDFQRQYKQVIEQLKRAQLTPLAYDKQEDQYRIQLAYTAEIAAGALSYLQDAAIEAEIRLKEGYSLVAAVGAGVTKNANHCFGFYQQLKQAPIEFLCESELSLVAILRHTSIDTLVNQLHNHLFQAQKRVALALCGKGNIGSSWLKLFAEQKAELEKRRGMNFELVAIIDSQTYWFDERGIDPTQVEQHFLEESTPNDGQGWLLKLGQIRGYDDVIVLDVTASAELAGQYIQIAEQGMHLISANKVAGSSSSEYYYQVKDSFAKISRHWFYNATVGAGLPINHTVRDLRESGDEIVALSGIFSGTLSWLFQQYDGTVPFSELVDLAWQQGLTEPDPRNDLDGSDVMRKLVILARESGLDIEPNQVTVESLVPEELQCLSLDDFLDQSAQLDIQLAERLAKAQREDKVLRYVARLEKSGKASVGVEALHREHPLANLLPCDNIFAIESKWYKDNPLVIRGPGAGRDVTAGAIQSDINLLSSLL
- a CDS encoding O-succinylhomoserine (thiol)-lyase, translating into MSTHKPATIAVRTGIESDTQYHAVVPPIYLSTNYGFPAFGEVPQYDYTRSGNPNRGLLEQTLYELEGGQGAVITNCGTSALNLWVSAFIGPDDLIIAPNDCYGGTYRLFNSRANKGDFRVSFVDQCDDAALAEAFAQKPKLILLETPSNPLVRIVDIKKICQQAKQVGTLVAVDNTFLTPVYQQPLSLGADFVIHSTTKYINGHSDVIGGVIISKTEAHAEQLSWWANCIGASGTPFDSYMTLRGLRTLSARMRCHEESSLKILTYLQSQALIGTIYHPSLPNHPGHDIAKKQQSGFGSMLSFEFAGSYEALQQFVSRLNLFSLAESLGGVESLICHPATMTHRAMGEEALNKAGISLQLLRLSVGLEDADDLIADLDQSLNWVKENC
- the metJ gene encoding met regulon transcriptional regulator MetJ, producing the protein MADWNGEYISPYAEHGKKNEQVKKITVSIPLKVLKVLTDERTRRQINNLRHATNSELLCEAFLHAYTGQPLPTDEDLRKDRPDDIPTEAKAIMTEMGIEFESYDD
- a CDS encoding glutathione S-transferase, which translates into the protein MIYVHYLEQSRALRVVWLLEALELEYEVVHYSRDPKTWGAPESLKAVHPLGKSPMIVDGEHTIAESGAIIEYLLDTYDHQRRFRPESGQALLDYRYWLHAAEGSFMMWLVMRLIFIKSREKLPFLLRPLIGSFLNKMDQIVIEPRVSTFLRYIDDTLAQRSWFAGEQLSGADFQMHLVLQLADMRADLSAYPNIQRYHQQVVQLASYQQALQKIPD